CCCCAAATAAAGCTTAAGACATGGATCACAGAACTATTCCCCTTGACTGCCACCATACTTTCTCGTCCTCTCCCCCCATCTGAGCTCTCACTGAGATTCCCTGCGGCAGGCACCTCAAGTTTCCAACTCTGGCCCCTTCTGGTACTGTGGGCTACTTTCTGCCTCACACCCTCTAGGGgcaaaaaagcaagaaaagagcCCATTGGGGCCAGTAGAACCATCCCAGAGTGGAGGGCCAGCAAAGTCCTGGTGGCAAGCAAAAAGCCAAGCACCTGAGCATCAGGAAGGGATGGACACAGTGAGGAGAGCTAGCAGACACAGGAAGCCACAGGGAGCTGGGCGCCCCTCCCCACAGGGACACACCAAAGACCTACCAAATCAAGCTTGGGgctgtgatttatttttctttctttctttctttctttctttctttctttctttctttctttccccttttgttgcccttgttttttattgttgtagttatcattgttattgctgtcatcattgttagataagacagagaaatgtggggtcaaaggaaccctcctacactgctggtgggaatgtcaatgggtccaacctctgtggagaacagtctggagaactctcagaaggctagaaatggacctaccctatgatcctgcaattcctctcctggggatataacctaaggaacccaacacatccatccaaaaagatctgtgtacacatatgttcttggcagcacaatttgtaatagccaaaacctggaagcaacccaggtgtccaacaacagatgagtggctgagcaagttgtggtctatatacacaatggaatactactcagctgtaaaaaatggtgacttcaccgttttcagccgatcttggatggaccttgaaaaattcatgttaagtgaaataagtcagaaacagaaggatgaatatgggatgatctcactctcaggcagaagttgaaaaacaagatcagaaaagaaaacacaagtagaacctgaactggaattggcatatggcaccaaagtaaaagactctggggtgggtgggatgggagaatacaggtgcatgaaggatgatagaggacctaatgggggttgtactgttatatggaaaactgggaaatgttatgcatgtacaaactattgtatttactgttgaatataaaacattaattccccaataaagaaattaaaaaaaaaaaaagagaaatggagagaggaggggaagacagagagggagagagaaagatagacacctgcagaccttcttcaccgcctgtgaagtgaactccctgtgggtggggagccagtggctccaaccaggatccttacaccggtccttgcgctttgtgccacgtgcgcttaacccgctgcgctaccacctgactcccagggctGTGATTTCTACAGGACAAGGACCCAGGACAAAACCAACTTACAAACTGGCCTTCGTCAATGCCTATGACAGCTACCGCCAGAGCTTCCTGGGCCACGTCCCGGagctggcaggcaggcagagctTCCATGGTGTTCCtgaggagagaaagccagagtatAAGCGAGGCCCAGGAGACCACAGAGACCGGAAGCCAGGAGGCAGGGGAACAGTTCTCATGAGCACCCCATAAGCAAAGCAGGAAGTAATGTTTTTGAGAGCTTTTAAGATGTTGGGGCCTGCGGGTGGAAAGGCATCTATCTGGGTGGAACAAAGGCCCTTGTTCAGAAAACCAGTTATTCCACAGAAGCCATTTCACTCGGTGCTTTTGACTGGAAACCAACAAGGCTAGACAGAAAGTTCTGTTAAGATTCAAAAGTGTTTTTGTGCTGTTCTGTGGGTGGGCTTAACAGGTCTAGCACTCGGTGTCCATAGTCCCCATAGGGCTCaacaaaatgttttaatttcttttaacaatTAGAATAAGCAAATATATATCCGAGCCTACAGTATATCTATACATCACTACAgccatattatatatacatataattatatatatatatatatatatttttttttttctattgccatGGAAGAAAGGGCTCATGGGATTCCCAAAACAGCCCTGGGTCAACCGTGACCATCAACTCCAAGTTAGGAGGCTGAGTGTCCAGCAGAGATAAGCCGAGAACTCTAAGCAGCTACTGTGTGACCTAGAATTCCCCCCATTCAGCTCCTCTGGCACATTCAAGGATTCCTCCAAGATCACAGAGCCAGATCTAAGTCATGCTGCCGGCCCCTGTGTTCTGTGAGGATTCTGACGCAGCAGTCTGAAAATGAAAGCCTGAGCGCTAGAATATTCTTGGGACATTAAAGCGGAATGTCACTTGGTGTATTATCTTTCTAAAtcgtttctggttttgttttttgtttttttttgcctccagggttattgctggggctcagtgcctgcaccatgaatccactgctcctggaggccattttcccccctttgttgcccttgttgtagccttcttgtggttattattgctgttgttgatgtcgttcgttattgaataggacagagagaaatcgagagaggaggggaagagaaagacagacacttgcagaagcaactcccctgcaggtggggagccgggggctcaaaccaggatcttcacaccggtccttgcgctttgcaccacgtgcgcctaacccactacgctaccgtccgcccccctcccctcccgttTCTGGTTTCTTTAGTTTCCCTCAGGACTAGCTTCGTTGGATCTGAGAGCTACCTGGAGGCTCAATGGTTTGCAGCTGCAGTACAGTCTgttaatacacacatacactcactcccACATTACCACTGTGGTTTAATTATGTTATAATCCCACCCCAGGATCTGGGAAGAATGCAAAACAGCAATTCATGGATGTCAAAATCCCTCTTCCTAGCCCagtgagacagctcacttggacagtgttgtCACCGTTTTACTACATAATATGActcagtttgagcccagcccccactgcactgaaggaagcttcagtcttTTATTCTGTTTCTGTATAAAATAAGAGTAGTAATCCCTTTTCCCTCCTTAAAGAGAGAAAACTGGAAAGCAGGCAGGCAGCAAGTCTGTTCTCGTCTGAGCAAGTGATCACTGCCAAGGGCTGGGTCACTGCAGTAGCCAGCCCATCCGCCTTGCCAGTCAGTCCCTGTTATCAGATGGATGACACGGGTGGAGCCTGGTCTTAACTCAGATCTCACAGCCTTTTCTGCTTTACTTGCTCTGATGCTGCCCTAGTCTACACCCCGCCTGTGTAGGCACTTTCAGGGCACAGGGCACAAAATGAAAAACACAGAACACCTGACAATGAACTCCAAGTCTAGGGTCCTCCTTGCCCAGCCATCTGCCTGGCTTCAGAAGCCCCTCTCACCTTACCCTGCCGCAGGCACAGCACGACCGTTTTTGCTGCCAGGACTCAGTTagactgaaggggaaaaaaaaagtgtcctagACTCAGAAATACCAGGCCTCAGTTTCAATTTACTGCCCCCACCTCAGCTTGCAGACTCAAATGGTCACAGGGAGGTACACAGGACTGCAcactggccagggaggtggtacagtggctagcgttttggacttagaagcatgagatcctgagtttgatgcccagCATCTGGTTATTTTTGTCCtctgttaaaagaaagaaagaaaagcacagaGATGCCTGAATATCACAGGACACAACACAGAAGTGGTGAGAACGAGGCAGCCAAATATTAAGTAAAATCTATGTGAAATCTTTGTGTTAAGTGTGGAGCCTGGAACAGGACTTCTCAGCCTTGGCTGCTGTCCTGAGCAGAATAGGTTAGCAGCATTCCAGACATGTACCACCCATTAGATGTCAGCCACATCTGCCCCACTTCAGTTGTGAACATCAAAATTATTCTAGATGGAAGGTCCGGCGGcagcagagcagcaggttaagcgcacgtggtgtgaagcacaaggaccagcgtaaggatcccggttggagacccaactccccacctgcgagggggggggggagtgggggggttttgcttcacaagcggtgaagcaggtctgcaggtgtctatctttctccccaccccccccgtcttccactcctctctccatttctctttgttctatccaacaacaatgacatcaataacaacaaaaataataaccacaacaatggcaacaaagggggaaaaatagcctccaggagcagtggattcgtggggcaggcactgagcctcagaaataaccctagaggcaaaaaatatatatattgccagtagactctggggtgggggacactGCCCTGACTAAGAACCACTGGGCACCTGGAGAGATGGCTCAACAGGTAGATtgtcagacttgcatgcctgaggttcctagtttgatccccagcactgcatgtactggagcagtgctctggcttgcctttttctctgcctgtgaaactctctcatatataataaataaaataattcttaaaaagaatagatctggagtcatcacactcgcagatctcaaactgtattatagggccattgtcatcaaaactgcttggtactggaacatgaatagacacactgaccagtggaatagaattgagagcccagaagtgaggccccacacgtatggacatctaatctttgacaaaggggcccagactattacacggggaaagcagagtctcttcaacaaatggtgttggaaacaatgggttgaaacatgcagaagaatgaaactgaaccactgtatttcaccaaatacaaaagtaaattccaagtggatcaggacttggatgttagaccagaaactatcagatacttagagaaaaatattggcagaactcttttccacataaattttaaagacattttcaatgaaacgaatccaattacaaggaagactaaggcaagcataaacctatgggactacatcaaattaaaaagcttctgcacagctaaagaaaccactacccaaaccaagagacccctcacagaatgggagaagatctttacatgccatacatcagataagagtttaataaccaacatatataaagagcttgccagactcaacaacaagtaaacaaataaccccatccaaaaatggggggaggacttggacagaatattcaccacagaagagatccagaaggccaagaaacacatgaaaaaatgctccaagtctctgattgtcagagaaatgcaaatcaagacaacaatgagatgccacttcactcctgtgagaatgtcatacatcagaaaaggtaacagcagcaaatgctggagagggtgtggggtcaaaggaaccctcctgcactgctggtgggaatgtcaattggtccaacctctgtggagaacagtctggagaactctcagaaggctagaaatggacctaccctatgaccctgcaattcccctcctggggatacatcctaaggaacccaacacatccatccaaaaagatctgtgtacacatatgttcttggcagcacaatttgtaatagccaaaacctggaagcaacccaggtgtccaacaacagatgagtggctgagcaagttgtggtctagatacacaatggaatactactcagctgtaaaaaatggtgacttcactgttttcagcccatcttggatgggccttgaaaaattcatgttgagtgaaataagtcagaaacagaaggatgaatatgggatgatctcactctcaggcagaagttgaaaaacaagatcagaaaagaaaacacaagtagaacctgaactggaattggcgtatcgcaccaaagtaatacagatccaagaaggatgacagaggacctagtgggggttgtattgttatatagaaaactgggaaatgttatgcatgtacaaactattatatttactgttgaatgtaaaacattaatcccccaataaagaaatttaaaaaaaaaagaaacattgaggggccaggtggtggtgcacctggttgagcacacatattacaatgtgcaaggacctgggttcaagcgcccagtccccacctgcagagggaaagctttgcaagtggtgaagcagtgctgcaagtatctatctctcctctttcaatttctggctgtctatccaacaactaaagatcatttctaaaaaaataaaaataaaaagtggccacaggaagcaatggattcgtagtgcaggcaccagcccagagataaccctgatggggataaaacaaaaaaaagcctcTTACCATTTATTTTATACCACTGGCCTTCTCAGAAGAGGTATGGGGACAGGGCATAGGGGGACTTACCGGTCATGTGTGGAGAAATTGGTGCTGTACCGCGTATCTTTGGCATATTTAATTACCAAGCACTTGTACTGGGCGATCTGGAAGCGGCGGACTCTTCTCATCAGCTCTGTGCTGCAAGAATGGACAAGGAAGACCCAACCCATCAGCACACGGCCGTCGGTGGTATCCAGCTCAAGACCACCAGGGGGCAGTGTGAAGATCGGAGGAAAAGCAGTGCCCAGCCCAAGAGTTGAAGCAAAATAATAAAGGATTAGGCGAGAAGTCTTGGGGGAGTGGGATGGGGGGGGTGTTGGTCCACAGTTCAGGGCTGGATGGAAATTCTTAGGAATAAGGAGGGACAAACAGGGGGGTAAAGCCACCCGTGAGAGAAAAGGATCCAGATGTCATCTCATCCTAGAGTCTGAATTAACTCCATTACTTTTGACAAAGAAAGCACTCTGCCTTTGGATCCGAGAACTTAGCCCGAATCTTCCCAGGGTGGGCTAGGGAGTGAGCTGCAGGGATGCCAAGGTCTCTGAGGGAAAGCGTGGAGATTCATCCAAGGATCTCACTCTAGCCTCATCTCCGCCCGGGGAGTGGTCCCCTCATATGGCAGGAGGGGGATTCTGATGCACCccgagagtggggtggggggagctgctgGGAGCACAGAAGCCCCGCAGTGCACACAGGTTTGGAGGATGAGAAGGGCTCCACTTCAGGCAGCTGTGACCAGCTCCGGGAAGGAGCGCAGGAAAGGCAGGGACAAGAGGAGCCCTCCCAGGGCGGGATTCCAGGGAAAATGCCTCGGGCGGGAAGCTGGGAGCAGGCCGTACCGGCTGTTGCAGAGCCGGGCTGAGTGGACTGGCGGGGCGCCCGGGGCGGACAGGGTCTCCCCGAGGAAGGAAGACGCGGtttggggcgggggtagatatcataatggttatgcaaagagactctcaaaaggctccaaagtctcaggttcaatcccccgcaccgccataaaccagagttgagtagtgctctggtaaactagCCAattaaacatatatgtatatatttttttaaaagatgggttCGAGGCAGAGGGGAAAGGTTCCCAGCTCTTTCCGCACCACTTTTACCTTTTCCCTGAGAACATGGGTCCGAGGATCAcctagaagagaagagaagatcaCTGTGGATACGCTGCGCACAGATAACGGACCCCAGGCCCAGACCCTCTCACACAAGGACCCCGCCTCAGCAACTGCACCTGAATTTGACCCCGGGTCTTGCTGGGGGAGCCCGGCAGCACGGAAGGGAGGTTGATGCAGCTCATGGCGCCCCTGAGAAGCTGTCTGGCGGTCACCGCGCTCCGGTTTAGGATTCCCGCGCCGCGGGGCTTTAAACCGGGCGCGCTGGCCAATCGGGAGCCGGCGCCGCCCCCCAGAGTCTATCTCTAGGCTCCCGCGGGAGCGGCGGGAGATTCGCTGCAGCCCGCCCCCTCGTGGGCGGGGCCAGAGCCCTCGCGCCCAAGACATGGGGGCGGGGCGTTCCGGGGGCGGGGCGTTCCGGGGCGGGGCCTCGGCGGAgacccgccccgcccctccctcctGGCCTAACTGGGTGTTGGTGCTTAGTACAAGATGGAGCTACCCAGCTGTGTACGTGAGGGAGAGGCTCCCTGGAAGAAGATGTCTAAAGAGGTAGGCCGGTTGCAGATAGGGGCTGGAGGTGAGGAATGGAGTTCAGATTTTAgactatctttttttatatatttattttatttatttattcccttttgttgcccttgttttattgttatatttattattgttgtccttgttgttggataggacagagagaaatggagagaggagggggaagacagagagggagaaagacagacacctgcagacctgcttcaccgcttatgaagcgactcccctgcaggtggggagccagggcttgaaccgggatccttatgccggtccttgtgctttgcgccacctgcgcttaacccgctgcgctacagcccgactccctagacaatctttttttaaatttaattaatttacttttttgtaaaaaaaaattatttattcattaatgagaaagataggaggagagaaagaactagattatcactctggcacatgtgctaccagaaCTCAGGACGTCACACTTGAGAGCCCATgatttttccactgtgccacctcctggaccactttatttactttccagatagataaagagagatgaCAGCACCAAAGATGCCTTACATATGGCGggggcctggcttgaacctggactgcaTACATGGCAAATCAGTGCACTTAGTGAGCTGTTTCACAGGCCATTAAATTCTTCTCTAAGGAGGAAACTTAGAAGTCCTCTAAACCCCTCCTGTGAGCTTTGTTGAACCCTTATTATACACTAACTTCTGAAAAGTTTAACACAAAGGCATTTATTTTCTTCTGAAGACAGGCTTCTATTCAACCAGATTCTTCTCCTAGTCCTCCTTCTCACCCCTTATagtccctttatttatttgtttgtttgtttgtttgtttattgtcacCACTGAGAATTTACTGTTGTAGGCTAACCTCTCCGCACCCcaagatgaagacagagaaagaaagacatcacaacactaAAACTTCCTGCTAGCCTGATGATATGGGCTGAGAACATGGAAGTCCTGCTTTTGTTAATATCGATATACACAAGAGATTTGAGCAAATTTCCTAACCTCAGTCTGAGATTACCCAATATGTTTGTGCTGGTTTCTGAAGGATGCAGGATTGTGACATTCCTTGGGCCCAAGATGTAGCACAATGGTAGAAGACATGTTTTTTATGTGGGAGGCCTTGGGTTAAATCTCCAGCatcaaaacagacaaaaatagtCATGCAACGCATTTGTTAAGATTATAATTTCCTAATTGATTTTCCTCTATTTTAGGTAGTGGTCATAGACCTAGCTGAGAATCTGATGAAAGTTAAGGATATTGTCCCCAACAACTCCCATTCTCTGTTTCTGTGTCactgttgcatatatatatgcaagAGATGTTTCAGAAACCCATTGTATCATCATCCTCATAGAtaacagcaaaacaaacaaactaaaaacagTAGTAGCTTGGGAATGTACAGATTCTAAAGATCCCTAGTCCAAGAACCCAACCAACAGGACTAGGCAGTAACCTACATTTGAGTGGTGAACTTTACGATGGCATTCAACCAACTGATTACAGACCATGGTCTTTCTGTGAAGCTGCCCCATCTTCACATTCCCCAGAATGAAGGTTAGAAATAGAGcttggtgggggtcgggcggtggcgcagtgggttaagcgcatgtagcgcaaagcgcagggaccggtgtaaggatcctggttcgagcccccggctccccacctgcaggggagtcgcttcacaggcggtgaagcaggtctgcaggtgtctatctttctctccccttctctgtcttcccctcctctctccatttctctctgtcctatctaacaacgaattgcatcaacaagggcaataataataaccacagcgaagctacaacaagggcaacaaaaggggggaaaaatggcctccaggagcggtggattcatggtgcaggcaccgagcccagcaataaccctggcggaggaaaaaaaataaaaataaaaataaaaaaagaaataaagcttgGTGGTACAACATCTattttgcatgtatgaggtctgGTTTGATCTCTAGCACATTTGAAAAGTCAAATTCCCCAGTCCAGCCTTCATCTGTTCTCCTTTGCCTTTGAGCTCTTTCCCTAAAACTTAGTTCCTTGTTATTTTTACATCAAGTCCAAACATCTTGGCCAGATACTTGAGGGCCTTCACCTTCTAGCTCCACCTTCCCAGCTTCACATCTTGTGCGTTAGCTACACTGTCAGCATTTCCAAAGTGACCTTTGATTTCTTTTGCCTCCCCCATGTTTTGATTTTGTTGTGCTCTACAGTTGGCATTGCCCACGTTCAGGAAAGATGTGCTTTGAACTACCTTCCAGTGGCCACCAGTTTCATGGCCTTTTAAGTTCTTAGCTGCTATAGGTTGGAGCCTATGCAAGTATTTCCTGGATACGTTTGAAATCCGGTTCAGTTACTTCATTTGTATGCCTGTAGAACAAGGGTGGGGAACATCTGGCCTCTGCCAAGGCAATTGCAGTCAGGACCCAAAATCCATAAATCTAGAAGCTTTTTCATAACAACATTAACtgctattttcttaatttttatttatttatttatttttttattttttgcgactgggg
Above is a window of Erinaceus europaeus chromosome 12, mEriEur2.1, whole genome shotgun sequence DNA encoding:
- the TK1 gene encoding thymidine kinase, cytosolic isoform X2; the protein is MSCINLPSVLPGSPSKTRGQIQVILGPMFSGKSTELMRRVRRFQIAQYKCLVIKYAKDTRYSTNFSTHDRNTMEALPACQLRDVAQEALAVAVIGIDEGQFFPDIVEFSEAMANTGKTVIVAALDGTFQRKVEVIGGADKYHSVCRLCYFKKTQPTGADNMDNKENCPALVRPGEATGVRKLFAPHQIRQCSSAN